A genomic stretch from Microplitis mediator isolate UGA2020A chromosome 10, iyMicMedi2.1, whole genome shotgun sequence includes:
- the LOC130676626 gene encoding E3 ubiquitin-protein ligase arkadia isoform X1: MILKVPDIRQFFNFYKNYNSMAEGKNTDEAWRKSKTEDRNGLFNADTATSSVDSNSTSLADIFDTAFSSTVDPTPQRCPAGTEMEYEHLFAESDIEEADSQNRVDSFTNQPAQHSTASNNLVFSSYRSPSAPIADPRYWRGVRINNCNMCRTRSRRDQVTQPLDNLCDERACAHYRRKRILYDRELPTKHKTKKNEPHKLDNNNQQANNLSVAGPSRLIDTPVDYSITGSANHVTDTIDDNSNNNLTRQVTNDRSSIQSSAASAQISPGASHQTTNHDDIPSAPDLQLDWSSSSESDDEDGSIQVLETVNYSNKQNTNQDNEQSDRTVTIVDLTAESDDENHAHSTATNPVPSQVQENTALRNSSYCVHRPPEHPRIIPHGVPHVHQDHHHRPPYQDAPGTIGLSGTRMHPVYQRMWVLQQRIQEIHRRRLYQRSPAVHTCTPPNAHMYQPARFVTDENSSPSSLPRMCCAANDSGNHVDNYPQHPVLPPPQQPTVYSHPEASGPESYVTSSSIFPSSLLNSVRNPEVEAPTPEAMHPMPVHQHVHHHMYHWPPPMGRPHLARMPHVHIISPHIQNNVPPDMIPTYPVPLSDFVFQTRHMNTNLENYMRIVDLRRMSHISCGATQESIENHTFPHKYKRVKKVENGEDAMEKCTICLSEFEDFESVRRLPCMHLFHIDCVDQWLCTNKRCPICRVDIETFLHKELAAAV, from the exons atgatactgaaagtaccagacatcagacaattttttaatttttataaaaactacaactc aatGGCTGAAGGTAAGAATACTGATGAAGCTTGGAGAAAATCTAAGACAGAAGATAGAAATGGACTTTTCAATGCTGATACTGCGACAAGTTCAGTTGATTCAAATTCTACATCTTTAGCTGATATATTTGATACGGCTTTTTCCTCAACGGTTGATCCTACACCTCAAAGATGTCCTGCTG gtACGGAGATGGAATATGAACATTTATTTGCGGAGAGTGATATTGAAGAGGCTGATTCACAAAATCGCGTTGACTCATTCACAAATCAACCGGCACAACACTCGACAGCATCTAATAATCTTGTCTTTTCATCATATAGATCACCATCAGCTCCAATAGCTGATCCACGATATTGGCGTGGGGTTCGtattaataattgtaacaTGTGTCGAACAAGATCACGAAGAGATCAAGTAACACAGCCATTGGATAATTTATGCGACGAAAGAGCTTGTGCTCACTATCGTCGTAAAAGAATATTGTATGACAGAGAATTACCAACAAAGcataaaacaaagaaaaatgaacctcataaattagataataataatcaacaaGCCAATAATTTAAGTGTTGCTGGACCATCAAGACTTATTGATACTCCTGTTGATTACAG CATAACCGGGTCAGCCAACCACGTCACCGATACAATAGACGACAACTCCAACAACAATCTAACAAGACAAGTAACCAATGATAGGTCTTCAATCCAGTCTAGTGCTGCTTCTGCTCAAATATCACCAGGGGCTTCTCATCAAACGACTA atcaCGATGATATTCCTTCAGCACCGGATTTGCAATTAGATTGGTCTTCGAGTAGTGAAAGCGATGATGAAGATGGATCAATTCAAGTTCTTGAGACTGTTAATTACAGCAATAAACAA aatacaAATCAAGATAATGAACAGAGTGATCGTACTGTGACTATAGTAGATTTAACTGCTGAATCTGATGATGAAAATCATGCTCATTCAACTGCAACAAATCCTGTACCATCACAAGTTCAAGAAAATACAGCTCTTAg AAATAGTTCTTACTGCGTTCATCGACCACCGGAACATCCTCGCATAATTCCTCACGGAGTTCCTCATGTACATCAAGATCATCATCATCGACCTCCATATCAAG ATGCGCCTGGAACAATTGGTTTATCAGGCACAAGAATGCATCCGGTGTATCAACGCATGTGGGTTCTTCAGCAACGCATACAAGAAATTCATCGGCGTCGACTTTATCAACGTTCACCAGCAGTACACAC ttGTACACCACCAAATGCTCATATGTATCAACCGGCTCGATTTGTAACGGACGAAAATTCTAGCCCAAGCAGTCTTCCCAGAATGTGTTGTGCAGCCAACGATAGTGGAAATCATGTAGATAATTATCCTCAACATCCTGTCCTACCGCCTCCACAACAACCTACAGTATACAGCCACCCAGAAGCTAGTGGACCTGAATCTTATGTAACAAGTTCTTCTATATTTCCATCTTCATTG tTGAATTCAGTTCGTAATCCAGAAGTAGAAGCCCCTACACCTGAGGCTATGCATCCAATGCCTGTTCATCAACATGTGCATCATCATATGTATCATTGGCCCCCGCCGATGGGAAGACCACATCTTGCTCGTATGCCACACGTACATATTATATCACCACATATA CAAAATAATGTACCACCTGATATGATACCAACATATCCAGTACCATTGTCTGACTTTGTTTTTCAAACAAGGCATATGAATACAAACTTAGAAAATTATATGCGTATTGTTGATTTGCGACGAATGTCTCATATAAGTTGTGGTGCAACACAAGAGTCTATCGAAAACCACACATTCCCTCATAAATACAAACGC gttaaaaaagttgaaaatggAGAAGATGCCATGGAAAAGTGTACAATATGTTTGTCAGAATTTGAGGATTTTGAAAGTGTCCGAAGACTTCCGTGCATGCATTTATTCCACATAGACTGCGTGGATCAATGGCTATGTACTAACAAACGATGTCCAATTTGTCGAGTCGATATTGAAACGTTTCTTCATAAAGAACTTGCAGCAGCTGTATAG
- the LOC130676626 gene encoding E3 ubiquitin-protein ligase arkadia isoform X2 — translation MAEGKNTDEAWRKSKTEDRNGLFNADTATSSVDSNSTSLADIFDTAFSSTVDPTPQRCPAGTEMEYEHLFAESDIEEADSQNRVDSFTNQPAQHSTASNNLVFSSYRSPSAPIADPRYWRGVRINNCNMCRTRSRRDQVTQPLDNLCDERACAHYRRKRILYDRELPTKHKTKKNEPHKLDNNNQQANNLSVAGPSRLIDTPVDYSITGSANHVTDTIDDNSNNNLTRQVTNDRSSIQSSAASAQISPGASHQTTNHDDIPSAPDLQLDWSSSSESDDEDGSIQVLETVNYSNKQNTNQDNEQSDRTVTIVDLTAESDDENHAHSTATNPVPSQVQENTALRNSSYCVHRPPEHPRIIPHGVPHVHQDHHHRPPYQDAPGTIGLSGTRMHPVYQRMWVLQQRIQEIHRRRLYQRSPAVHTCTPPNAHMYQPARFVTDENSSPSSLPRMCCAANDSGNHVDNYPQHPVLPPPQQPTVYSHPEASGPESYVTSSSIFPSSLLNSVRNPEVEAPTPEAMHPMPVHQHVHHHMYHWPPPMGRPHLARMPHVHIISPHIQNNVPPDMIPTYPVPLSDFVFQTRHMNTNLENYMRIVDLRRMSHISCGATQESIENHTFPHKYKRVKKVENGEDAMEKCTICLSEFEDFESVRRLPCMHLFHIDCVDQWLCTNKRCPICRVDIETFLHKELAAAV, via the exons atGGCTGAAGGTAAGAATACTGATGAAGCTTGGAGAAAATCTAAGACAGAAGATAGAAATGGACTTTTCAATGCTGATACTGCGACAAGTTCAGTTGATTCAAATTCTACATCTTTAGCTGATATATTTGATACGGCTTTTTCCTCAACGGTTGATCCTACACCTCAAAGATGTCCTGCTG gtACGGAGATGGAATATGAACATTTATTTGCGGAGAGTGATATTGAAGAGGCTGATTCACAAAATCGCGTTGACTCATTCACAAATCAACCGGCACAACACTCGACAGCATCTAATAATCTTGTCTTTTCATCATATAGATCACCATCAGCTCCAATAGCTGATCCACGATATTGGCGTGGGGTTCGtattaataattgtaacaTGTGTCGAACAAGATCACGAAGAGATCAAGTAACACAGCCATTGGATAATTTATGCGACGAAAGAGCTTGTGCTCACTATCGTCGTAAAAGAATATTGTATGACAGAGAATTACCAACAAAGcataaaacaaagaaaaatgaacctcataaattagataataataatcaacaaGCCAATAATTTAAGTGTTGCTGGACCATCAAGACTTATTGATACTCCTGTTGATTACAG CATAACCGGGTCAGCCAACCACGTCACCGATACAATAGACGACAACTCCAACAACAATCTAACAAGACAAGTAACCAATGATAGGTCTTCAATCCAGTCTAGTGCTGCTTCTGCTCAAATATCACCAGGGGCTTCTCATCAAACGACTA atcaCGATGATATTCCTTCAGCACCGGATTTGCAATTAGATTGGTCTTCGAGTAGTGAAAGCGATGATGAAGATGGATCAATTCAAGTTCTTGAGACTGTTAATTACAGCAATAAACAA aatacaAATCAAGATAATGAACAGAGTGATCGTACTGTGACTATAGTAGATTTAACTGCTGAATCTGATGATGAAAATCATGCTCATTCAACTGCAACAAATCCTGTACCATCACAAGTTCAAGAAAATACAGCTCTTAg AAATAGTTCTTACTGCGTTCATCGACCACCGGAACATCCTCGCATAATTCCTCACGGAGTTCCTCATGTACATCAAGATCATCATCATCGACCTCCATATCAAG ATGCGCCTGGAACAATTGGTTTATCAGGCACAAGAATGCATCCGGTGTATCAACGCATGTGGGTTCTTCAGCAACGCATACAAGAAATTCATCGGCGTCGACTTTATCAACGTTCACCAGCAGTACACAC ttGTACACCACCAAATGCTCATATGTATCAACCGGCTCGATTTGTAACGGACGAAAATTCTAGCCCAAGCAGTCTTCCCAGAATGTGTTGTGCAGCCAACGATAGTGGAAATCATGTAGATAATTATCCTCAACATCCTGTCCTACCGCCTCCACAACAACCTACAGTATACAGCCACCCAGAAGCTAGTGGACCTGAATCTTATGTAACAAGTTCTTCTATATTTCCATCTTCATTG tTGAATTCAGTTCGTAATCCAGAAGTAGAAGCCCCTACACCTGAGGCTATGCATCCAATGCCTGTTCATCAACATGTGCATCATCATATGTATCATTGGCCCCCGCCGATGGGAAGACCACATCTTGCTCGTATGCCACACGTACATATTATATCACCACATATA CAAAATAATGTACCACCTGATATGATACCAACATATCCAGTACCATTGTCTGACTTTGTTTTTCAAACAAGGCATATGAATACAAACTTAGAAAATTATATGCGTATTGTTGATTTGCGACGAATGTCTCATATAAGTTGTGGTGCAACACAAGAGTCTATCGAAAACCACACATTCCCTCATAAATACAAACGC gttaaaaaagttgaaaatggAGAAGATGCCATGGAAAAGTGTACAATATGTTTGTCAGAATTTGAGGATTTTGAAAGTGTCCGAAGACTTCCGTGCATGCATTTATTCCACATAGACTGCGTGGATCAATGGCTATGTACTAACAAACGATGTCCAATTTGTCGAGTCGATATTGAAACGTTTCTTCATAAAGAACTTGCAGCAGCTGTATAG